In one window of Gossypium hirsutum isolate 1008001.06 chromosome A01, Gossypium_hirsutum_v2.1, whole genome shotgun sequence DNA:
- the LOC121206183 gene encoding pentatricopeptide repeat-containing protein At5g55840, whose translation MIHNSGGLILETTTLQDIRQSSQHFTGHNTNTTQTISCSSKLVMSSTLSSSTTKTLLASLHLEYAKFRPFSILGLFQFSTTTSKPDDQNATVKNHSQFSELENSIYTILTIDRWESLNHMNYKLASLRQVHGRLALKFLNFFINQPGLEHNHLTHVLSITTHILVRARMYDSAKSLLRQLCKLAVGSRFVFGALMDTYSLCNSNPSVFDLLIRFYLKDGMIDNALETFNLMRFRGFKPSVYTCNMMLGSMVKDGRVFSVWEFFKELLDLKICPNIATFNILINVLCVEGKLEKAVYLLRKMENSGYVPTIVTYNTLLHWFCKKGRYKSAFELIDRMGSKGIEADVCTYNMLIDNLCRNDRSAKAYLLLKKMRKRRISPNAITYNTLINGLVKVGSIGVATRIFDEMAYFNLSPNVATYNALIEGHSNEGNFEEALRLMDMMEKVGLRLNEVSYGALLNGLCKHGKFDLVRRFFERMRTNGMGFGCIPYTEMIDGLCKKGLFDEAVQVFHEMFEEGVAPDIITFSVLINGFYQAGNIKCVKEIICKMYRAGFRPNKVIYSTLIYNSCKMGLVTEALKIYRIMNFSGHAADHFTCNTLVASLCRDGKVREAEEFMRHMSRIGPNPNSITFDCVISGCGNLGDGLKAFSLFDEMVKLGNTPSFFTYGSLLKGLCKGGNLVEAKKFLNKLHYIPSAVDNVVYNTILAGTCKSRNMWESVALFEEMVLFGVLPDSYTYTILLNGLCRKGKVAAALLFLGKLMDKGFFTPNQVTYTCLVDGLFKAGQSKAAYYFYKEMEQKSRYLDVIAFNAALDGTSRRGKLTKVNNLFSMMRSKSLCPSLPTYNILLHGYAKQKDIRTCSLLFKLMISSGLLPDRLTSHSLILGLCKTAMLDVGIKILKKMISEGVEVDRFTFNMLISKCCERGDTGKTFDLVNAMNLLRIFPDAETLNALVIGLNRNLALQESHIVLHEMAHKGYLPKGKQYITLINAMCRARNLQAALELKDEMTSLGITSPDVAESAIVRGLALSGKVEEAILVLDTMLRKQLVPTVATFTTLMHMLCKESNIAEALKLRNKMQLCGLKLDVVAYNVIISGLCANGDIAAAFELCQEMKQNGLWPNATTYTVLVDALLIEGSNPSTSDVLLEDLKGRGIISCDWDGSTEQFQKALIIAKKRFKYLKQNKRKWH comes from the exons ATGATTCATAACTCAGGAGGCCTAATATTGGAAACAACAACTCTACAAGACATTCGACAAAGCTCACAACATTTTACAGGACATAACACAAACACAACTCAAACTATTAGTTGCAGTTCAAAACTGGTAATGTCTTCGACTCTGAGTTCTTCCACCACCAAAACACTATTAGCTTCACTCCACCTCGAATACGCCAAATTCAGACCTTTTTCTATTCTGGGTTTATTTCAATTTTCCACCACTACCTCAAAACCAGATGACCAAAACGCCACAGTCAAAAACCACTCGCAATTCTCCG AATTGGAGAACAGCATATATACAATTTTAACTATAGACCGTTGGGAATCACTGAACCACATGAATTACAAGTTGGCTTCTTTGAGGCAAGTTCATGGAAGGCTAGCTTTGAAATTTCTCAACTTTTTTATCAACCAACCTGGTTTGGAACACAATCATCTCACTCATGTACTTTCAATCACTACCCATATTCTTGTTAGAGCTAGAATGTATGACTCTGCTAAATCATTGTTGAGGCAATTGTGTAAATTGGCTGTAGGGTCAAGGTTTGTTTTTGGTGCTTTGATGGATACATACTCTCTTTGCAATTCAAACCCTTCAGTTTTTGATCTATTGATCAGGTTTTATTTGAAAGATGGAATGATTGATAATGCTTTGGAGACTTTTAATTTGATGCGGTTTCGAGGATTTAAGCCGTCGGTTTATACTTGTAATATGATGTTAGGTTCAATGGTGAAGGATGGGAGAGTTTTTTCAGTTTGGGAATTTTTCAAGGAATTGCTTGATTTGAAGATTTGTCCTAATATAGCTACTTTTAATATATTGATCAATGTTTTGTGTGTCGAAGGGAAGCTCGAGAAAGCTGTTTATTTGCTGAGAAAGATGGAGAATAGCGGTTATGTTCCAACTATAGTTACTTACAATACTTTGCTACATTGGTTTTGCAAGAAGGGAAGATATAAATCAGCCTTTGAGCTGATTGACCGTATGGGGTCTAAGGGTATTGAAGCAGATGTATGTACATATAATATGCTTATTGACAATTTGTGTAGAAATGATAGAAGTGCAAAAGCTTACTTACTGTTAAAAAAGATGAGAAAGAGAAGGATATCTCCCAATGCTATTACCTATAACACTCTTATTAATGGATTAGTTAAGGTGGGAAGTATTGGGGTTGCTACTCGGATTTTTGATGAGATGGCATATTTTAATCTCTCTCCAAATGTTGCTACTTACAATGCTTTGATTGAAGGGCATTCGAATGAGGGTAACTTTGAAGAAGCTTTAAGACTCATGGATATGATGGAAAAAGTGGGATTACGGCTTAATGAAGTCAGTTATGGAGCGCTTTTAAATGGGTTGTGCAAGCATGGCAAATTCGATTTAGTGAGAAGGTTTTTTGAGAGAATGAGGACAAATGGGATGGGTTTTGGATGTATACCATACACTGAGATGATTGACGGACTATGCAAAAAGGGGTTGTTCGATGAAGCTGTACAGGTGTTCCATGAGATGTTTGAGGAGGGTGTGGCTCCTGATATTATCACCTTTTCTGTGCTTATAAATGGATTTTACCAGGCTGGGAATATAAAATgtgtaaaagaaattatatgtaaaatgtatAGAGCTGGATTTAGACCTAACAAAGTTATTTACTCCACATTAATCTACAATTCTTGTAAGATGGGACTTGTCACGGAAGCGTTGAAAATCTACAGAATTATGAATTTCAGTGGTCATGCTGCTGACCATTTTACTTGTAACACGTTGGTTGCTTCTTTGTGTAGAGATGGAAAAGTTAGAGAGGCTGAGGAATTCATGCGTCACATGAGTCGGATTGGTCCTAACCCTAACTCCATCACATTTGATTGTGTTATAAGTGGCTGTGGAAATTTGGGTGATGGGCTGAAAGCGTTTTCTTTGTTCGATGAGATGGTTAAATTAGGTAATACTCCCAGTTTTTTCACATACGGCAGCCTACTAAAAGGACTATGCAAGGGTGGAAATCTGGTAGAAGCGAAGAAATTTTTGAACAAGCTGCATTACATTCCTTCCGCTGTAGATAACGTTGTCTACAACACTATACTTGCTGGGACTTGCAAATCGAGAAATATGTGGGAATCAGTGGCCCTTTTCGAGGAGATGGTTCTGTTTGGTGTTCTTCCTGATAGTTATACATATACCATCCTTCTTAATGGGTTATGTAGAAAGGGAAAAGTTGCTGCTGCCCTTCTATTTCTGGGGAAGCTGATGGATAAAGGATTTTTTACTCCAAATCAAGTTACGTACACCTGTTTAGTTGATGGTCTTTTCAAGGCAGGCCAATCAAAGGctgcttattatttttataaagagATGGAGCAAAAAAGCCGGTATCTTGATGTTATTGCTTTTAATGCTGCTCTAGATGGAACCTCAAGGAGGGGAAAATTGACGAAGGTAAATAATCTGTTTTCCATGATGAGAAGCAAAAGCTTATGCCCCAGTTTGCCTACGTATAATATTTTGTTGCATGGATATGCTAAGCAAAAAGACATACGGACTTGCTCTCTTCTTTTTAAACTCATGATCAGTAGTGGTCTTTTGCCTGATAGATTAACATCCCATAGCCTTATTCTTGGACTTTGCAAGACAGCCATGTTGGATGTTGGTATTAAAatcttgaagaagatgatatctgAAGGTGTTGAAGTTGATCGATTTACATTTAACATGCTTATCAGCAAGTGCTGTGAAAGAGGTGATACCGGAAAGACCTTTGATTTGGTTAATGCTATGAACCTTTTGCGAATATTTCCTGATGCAGAGACCCTCAATGCACTCGTTATTGGTCTCAACAGAAATCTTGCGCTCCAAGAATCCCATATTGTTTTACATGAAATGGCTCACAAGGGTTACCTTCCCAAGGGAAAACAATATATTACATTGATTAATGCTATGTGTAGAGCTAGGAATTTGCAAGCAGCATTGGAATTGAAGGATGAAATGACATCACTTGGTATCACTTCCCCTGATGTTGCTGAGAGTGCTATTGTACGAGGACTTGCCCTAAGTGGGAAAGTTGAAGAAGCAATATTGGTTCTTGATACAATGCTCCGGAAGCAACTTGTTCCAACGGTAGCTACATTTACCACCCTAATGCACATGTTATGCAAAGAGAGTAACATTGCCGAGGCTCTAAAGTTACGGAATAAAATGCAACTGTGTGGTCtgaaacttgatgttgttgcttaCAATGTCATCATTTCCGGTCTTTGTGCTAATGGGGACATAGCTGCTGCTTTTGAACTATGTCAAGAGATGAAACAAAATGGTCTGTGGCCCAATGCCACAACTTATACTGTTCTAGTTGACGCTCTTCTCATCGAGGGTAGTAACCCTTCTACCAGTGATGTGCTTTTAGAGGACTTAAAGGGtaggggaatcatatcttgtgATTGGGATGGAAGTACGGAGCAGTTTCAGAAGGCATTGATAATTGCCAAGAAAAGGTTTAAGTACTTGAAGCAGAATAAGAGGAAATGGCATTGA
- the LOC107922044 gene encoding protein NOI4, whose amino-acid sequence MSEEKGRPLPKFGEWDVNDPASAEGFTVIFNKARDEKKTGGKPESPAKSDSNVKPGADPGKTQPKKWFCCVQAPPAES is encoded by the exons ATGTCG GAGGAAAAGGGTCGGCCATTGCCAAAATTTGGTGAATGGGATGTCAACGATCCTGCATCTGCTGAGGGATTCACTGTGATCTTTAATAAGGCAAGGGACGAGAAGAAAACAGGTGGCAAGCCTGAGTCACCGGCAAAGTCTGATTCTAATGTTAAGCCTGGAGCTGATCCTGGCAAAACCCAACCT AAAAAATGGTTTTGCTGCGTTCAAGCCCCGCCTGCGGAATCTTGA
- the LOC121203018 gene encoding transmembrane emp24 domain-containing protein p24beta2, with protein MKIGFLVFVAVALLAFLCSPNAVYGIRFVIDREECFSHDVKYEGDTIHVSFVVIKADSTWHNSHEGVDLVVKGPTGDQIQDYRDKISEKFEFVAHQKGIHRFCFSNKSPYYETVDFDVHESHFTYYDQHAKDEHFNPLLEQISKLEEALYNIQFEQHWLEAQTERQAIVNEAMSKRAVHKAFYESAALIGASVLQVYLLRRLFERKLGMSRV; from the exons ATGAAAATCGGGTTCCTTGTATTTGTAGCTGTTGCATTGCTAGCATTCTTGTGTAGCCCGAATGCCGTGTATGGAATTAGATTCGTAATTGATAGAGAAGAATGCTTCTCTCACGATGTTAAGTATGAAGGGGATACAATTCATGTGTCGTTTGTTGTCATCAAGGCTGATTCAACTTGGCATAATAGTCATGAGGGTGTTGATCTGGTG GTGAAGGGACCTACCGGTGATCAGATTCAAGACTATCGAGACAAGATAAGTGAGAAATTTGAGTTTGTTGCTCATCAGAAAGGAATACACCGTTTCTGTTTCAGTAATAAATCTCCTTACTATGAAACGGTTGACTTTGATGTACATGAAAGTCATTTTACATACTATGATCAGCATGCAAAGGATG AGCATTTCAACCCTTTGTTAGAGCAAATATCTAAGTTAGAGGAAGCTCTTTATAACATCCAGTTTGAACAGCACTGGTTAGAGGCTCAGACAGAACGTCAGGCAATAG TAAATGAAGCCATGAGTAAAAGAGCAGTACACAAGGCCTTTTACGAATCTGCAGCACTAATTGGAGCGAGTGTTCTTCAAGTTTACCTACTCCGCCGCCTTTTTGAACGAAAGCTTGGAATGTCCCGGGTTTAG